In the Platichthys flesus chromosome 14, fPlaFle2.1, whole genome shotgun sequence genome, CTTTGGAGCGCTTCATCTTGGATGGGCTCTCTGCTTCATCTGCCGAACTGTCCTCCTGGAAGGCGGCGTAACCTTCCGCTGTGAGAGTAAAGAAGAGTAGAGGGACAATAACGTTAGAACTGAGGGGAGAAACACCTCTGAATCCTTATCCTCCTCTCACCACATAACTATGATATCAGTGAAATAGAGGTAGGGAAGAGAGATGCATGAGAGAGAAGATAGAGGAGGGGGAGAACTGGGCCTGGAAAAAGAGGTCAACCACCGATTTAGAATAGCTCCCACTGCACCTTACGCCTCTCCACTCCAGATCCACctaaatttaaacattttcccTCAGAGCCTACTTCCACAGGAAAGTGTCAAACAATGTTTTCTCTCCTGGATTTATCTCTACTCTGGGTTTCCCCCACATGGGGCTCTGTGTATCACGCCGCTGCCTGCGACACAAATCCATGAGGCTCTCTGGGTGTGCCCTGAAACtgtccatctcttcctctctctcaccgCACCCTGGTGTAGGGGCTAAatacagaaaaggaaaaatccaGATACAAATCTGAAAAAGGGGGCCTGACCAGCACTCTGTGAAAAACATGTTCAGTAAAGGAGGATTTCTCACTGCAAAAGATAACAACAGGATGGAATGGAGTGGGAAGCTCTTTGTTCATTCACCAGCTACAAGTGAGGAGGAATCATCTTCTCCACTGCTCTATAATAAAGACCGTTTTATCGATTTATGGGTTGTCCGATAAAAATCTGCTTTGGATTTGAGCCTTTCAGACACATCTCTGCCTTTTTGTTTGCAGATTTGTATCAAGATATAGGTATATATGAACTGATATGGTATAAAATCCAAAGTCAGGTTCTATTGTTGTCCCTCATGAATACAATGTAGTTATAGTTCAAAACAGACTAAAAAAAGCTTTCTTCTAAAATTAAATTACTATTTCTTAGCATAATAACCATGTATTGTCTCAAAACTACAAACATAACCTCATAATTAATGTAACTACATTAGATTACTGTTTTAATCTGCAgattaagaaaacatttcattttcaacattttgtccAGATCACGAGCAAAGTCTTGACTAATTCCAAAGGTTCAATAATAAACGGTAAATTTCAATCAGCGGGATCGTGTCTtactccttttctctttctttttgaacttgttcttcttcttgccGTGCTCTTTGTCATCATCCGAGACGTAGGCGTCCGGTGGCTCGTGATGATGGGAGCCATCGCGAGGTGGCGACGGTTCACCAGTGCGATACAACCCTGGGAACTTGGTGGGGCTGATCTCTTCGGAACTGGGGGTGCGCGCCACGCCCCCTGGATGCTCGGCCCTGCGCTGCTCGGtggggctgctgctggggggCAGGAAGCACTCGGTCATGGCGACTGTGGCCTGATCACTCTCCTGGCTAACTGCACATCACCTCTCCATCACACCTGCAGGGAGAAGAGATGTAAGATACTGGACTCGATGCAGATCAACATCAGAGCTCTCAGATAATCTCCTACTGCTGAGATCAGAGCAGGTCGACATCTTTTCACGAGTAACACAGTTATTAATGTGACAAGTAGGACTGTTGTAATTCTGGTCCAACAATTTTTTAACCTTCTCTTATAAAGTGTCTAAATCAAGTTCTAAATGACTATATTTGTCTTCCATGTTTCCTGAATATTTTGATATGAAGAGAATGAACAGAAAACTGCAGCAGTCGAGTCCAACCACCAGATGGAGCTCTGCCATACGAACAATCACATCCTCCATGTCTTTCTTCTGACTTCCACTCTCAACACAGACTCAACTCCAGTCTTCTGTGACTGAGACACAGCACTGATGAGTGTAgatcagtggttcccaaactttttacagtcccgtaccccttcagacattcaatctccagctacgtacccccccccacacacactaataTTGCATGATTCTttatagctcagtttgaaaatgtaaggGAATAAAATGTAAGCAAATAAAgtgttctccccatgtaccccctgaaccacttcgcgtacccctgggggtacatttaccccagtttgggaaccgatgGTGTAGATCAACAGATATTTGTTCATCTGAGGAGCTGGATGGTCAAAATCCTCTGTCAATCTGTAATATggattaaatattcatatagATTGTAAATCTGATTTGTTTAACATACAGCGTCTTTAGTTCTTCTTTATACGTTTTATTGACACCACAGGTTCAATATAACATTTAACTATTCATCTATTTAACTGGTTGGCATCGCCTCATATCCTTGACTATCACACGTTAAAATATGTTCAAGCACAATGCACATATTTGCATGTTTCCAGAAATGTGAGGTTACAAGTCCAGTTTAAATTGACTTCTACAACAATTTAACAAATAATCATTTATTGTCTGACACCTCTATTTATAATAggtaaattatttttgaatgcaCTGTCATTGTTTGGTGGTTATCATACCTGCcatcacagtcacacaaaataaaaacttccGAAAACGAAGTATcaagaagtaaaataaaatgggtTTTACACAGACTGGTTTTACATCACGTACAGAAAGTGTAGAAACAGGCTGAGAACAGTTGAAGTGTAATCCTAATCTGTGTATGAGAGGATATGTGAAAgcattatttgtgtgtattaCCCTTAAATACATGTATGTTGAGGTGGATGATGCCAAGAAGAATGTAATGTACATCATAAACAAACCTAAAACGACATTAAACTACATTTTATAGCCGTATTCGAACATTATATTGCTTCTGTTCTTATCTTCTCTGAATAACCTTGAGATGTTTGTAATACGAAGGAGGACAAAAGTATTGATGCACATCTGTATGATGGTGGTCTATGGGTGTGGCAGCCATGTATGGGTATTTTGATGAAGTATAGACCCAGATCTTTACGTTGACTTTAGCATACAGTTTGTGGTTtggagtctgtgtttgtgtgttattatgTGAACTTCTACTGACTTCCCAGGTTGAACGTGTTAGAAAGAGATAAATTCACACTTTTAGCTGAGAGGGTGGGATGTGTTTTTTAGAGGAGAAACTATCATCTGCCCTGTTGTTTACGTTTGCTTGTCAAGGTTTGACTGTGGGTGGACACTTTCTCCCCATTAGACAGAGGTGGaaactaataaaaacaacaacaacacacccaCTGTCTTCACTGGTTATTAAAATCCACTTCTCACGTCTGGTTTCTTAATCTTCCTTCGCTGTGGGGGAGATTAGCTTCACggtttcctgtctctgtcccgtTTCCAGAATAAACCCCCACCCAACACGACCAGTCCCCCCATCACTCTGCTGTTTAAACACCAGTAGGTTTAGACTGAACccagtgatgaggaggaagaagctcTTCTCCGAATGAAACGGCCCATATTGAGATGTTCCTCTAGCCAGCTGCCCGACATGCTAAGCTAACCGATTAGCCTGCCTTCCCATGCTAAAGCGGCCCTGCGTGACCCGGACCAACCCGACACCGGTTAGCACGGTTAGCTTCAGGTGCTAAACCCCCTTTCCGCCCCCCCCGCTGTGCTGTCGGTGAACAAGCAAAACACAGAAGACGAGAAACTTTACCAGCTTCTGACCCGTTCGGGCCAGTTTCACAGCCGCAGCTTCCGGATGTCTGGATGCTAAATAAACCCGTGTGCGCATGCGCGGCTGCCCCCGATGCACGCTGGGAGTTGGAGTCCGAAAGGTAAAACCTCAGTTCCTGGAAGAAATGTGGAGTTTACGCAGGTTTTACTGCCCAAGAATGATGTGCGATTCACTAAGGAGGTCAATGATGTGATGGTTTATTCTTATACAAGACTGTGGGGAAGATAAACAAACTCCTGGAACTTTATTCCTCTCAATATGGTGGAAACCAGAGCCGGACCTGTACATTTAGGGGCCCTGAGCAGGTAAAGTTTGGGGGGCCTGCCTCATAATGGATAGGCCACCTTCAGTTCACACTTATATTCCTTATTCATGTACTCAAACACGTAACCCATCCCTcgatcagcatagtggtgagtagataatgagtgaaggTTCACCTATGGGTGTACTAACCCTTTAACCACGAGTCCACTCCTCTATAATTTGTTTAAAACCAGGGCCGGACCTGTACATTTGGGGGCCCTGAGCCGGATTCGTTTTGTGGGAGATGCCTCAGAATGGATAGGGCCCCTTTTATATACACTTATATTCCTTATTCATTGGAAGGATATTACTCTAAAACATTGCCTTGATTACTATAATTAAAGCAAACATTACAGTTTGGTTGTTGGAAACACTAGTGACGTCCGTTACATTAAATATCCATTGCGAAACGGACCGGACTTCCACCTGttcacatcttttaaaatgtgccTTACTCTAAACATAAACAATCATTTTCTGGTAAATATAACATGAATAACTTCACTGTGAGTCGTTCACTCACTGAGGGAGGTACACCATGAGAAGGGGCCCCTGTCTCCTGGATCAAATAAGACTATAAGAGTCTCAGTAGTAAGTATTAAAGTAGCGACTCATATCCAGTGTAAGATGTATGATGTCGGGGGGGCCTCCTTGTGGCTGCGAGGCCCTGTAGGAAGCCGCTTAGTTGACTTATAGGAAAGTCGATCTCTGGTGCAAACCACTTGTTATTCTGAATCATGTACTTTCCCAAATGCTGTGGTGGGAGCCAGAGGCCTGGTGGTCATCCTGACACATGAATCACATTAGTCATCTGCTGGGTtggaaagtaactaagtacatgTACTCGATTAGTTTCTTTAAGTTTTAGAAACCTGAACTTTAAATACTAAACATTTGAGCAACTTTCACTTACATTCTGCCACGTGAGAAAGTAAATATTTACTCATTTTCTCCTCCATATTTACATCTGACATCAAGTTGCATTAGGATTTGAAGGATAAACATAGTTAAAATAAGCCAGTGGTCTGTAGCCTCTGTGGCTTGTGACCAGCACAGAaaatgagtgtgtatgtgggcTCATGCTACAGATGTGTTCTGAGTTGTTCCAACAATTTAACCTTTCTCCTCCAGGCTTCTCACATAAGCTCTATTCAGACATGAATAAAATATCctgaacattttccagagtttgctagtgagacaaacacagcaggagattgttttcGGGTCGGTTGTCCTCAAATCAAGAGGAAAACTTACGTGACATTCAAACAGGGGGCGGTAACAATCGGTTAAATTTCCTCTTTGTCATCCTGAGATAATACTGTTCTTCCAGTTTGCCATCAACACGTCTCTCGCTAGCTGGGAattttccagatattttccttctgtattctcacatggtcTGACATTTTAAGACAGATTTGGCTGGAAGGATTTGGAAAAACTTCCAGAACAACGTACTAGGACATTTTCATTGTCAAACACAACCCCTCTGGAAAGTTACAGGACAACTTTCGTACTTTattgcacgtctgaaagcatcATGTGTCATTTCCATAATTTGTTGAAACCCAGGAGGTAAAATATTCAATAGTaatatttggttttaaaaaacCTAAAAACGGATTTGTGCATCAGAACTTTTCCTCGTTCCTCTCCAGGTTTATCTAAGGATCATTTGCAGAGGCCTCCCTCCCAAACTGGGATCCACAGGATTTAACTTCCAAATAcgaattttttattttgatctaaACTCTACGTTTTGTTCCTGCAGTGTTTATTCAAACTGGTGATGTTAATGAAGCGTTTCTCCTCATGATGACGTATTTTTGTTCCATTACTGTGTTAATATTAGGACTTAATTAGAAGGATCTGAATACACGTCTTGTTCCACCACTGCTCTTCTGATCTCTGCTGGCGCCGTCGGCTCCGAACCCACAGCTGCAGTGGCAAAATGAGGTCGTGATCAAAAAccattaggaaaaaaaaaataaaaacagaaagacaaacaggctctcattgtgtgtgtgtggtacatgAGTCTGTGCGACCTGCTGTTGCATGCCAAGTGGGAACAGAATCAGTGATAGGACACCCTGTTGCCTTTCTGAAAACGCACCAGCTTGACAAAGGGGATTTGTGTGTGGCGGCGAGAGGTTGGCACTGGTGAACGTTTCCCCCTTTTCCCCACTTGGCTTGCATGAGACGATCAGCGAGCACTGGGACACCTGTGGACCAGTGTGGTATAATAACAAGGTTGTTTCCCCAGGAAGTGATGCGTTTCCTGAGTCAGGCAACACTAGGCTAAGATTAGAGCTGGAGACAGGCAGAGGACAGGGGACAGGCATTTAGTGTTCCGACTCCTTCTGCAACTTCTCACACATTTTCTTCTCAAACCCAAAAACatggaaagaggaaaacatttggAATCAGACTCTTCTCTCTGAGACTGAAACCGTCCACGTCAccaaactttttctttatttggcaTGAGACAGGGATTTAGCAGACCGTGAttgtaaaaatacattattcataTACACCTCTagtaaaaaaacactattgAAAACGTATCTAAAAATATACAGTGAAATATAacagcagaataaaaacaatttgcaggggtgaggaggaagaggggggggggggtgtttggagGGGGGGTATTTTACAAGATAACTGAGGAATGCTAACACACACGATAGTCGTAGTTCCCTCTTGCCCTCAGTCCTCTGGCATCACCCAGACATTTGGTACCGATGTGTGAGCCGCACTTCAGAAGAGACAGTTCATGCACTTCACCGCCTTGCTGCCGTAGTCCACGCACTCGGGCCCGATGCACTGGCAGCAGGCGTTGTGAAACCAGCGGTACTTGGATCCTCCCATTGACTCACAGTAAACTTTACACTGACGGATGGACACGCAGTCGTCGAAGTAGACCACGGTGCACATGTTCTCTGAAAAACGAGAAAAGAGGGGGGAACAGACGTTAGTCACAAATCCAGTAAAGTGCGGTTTAAGAAAACAAGCACCGTCTTTAGATTAATTACCTCCAACCCTCAACGTGCCTACTTTTACTTCAGGGGTGAAAAGAATTTGCCGCAAATAAGTGCGACCATGTGTTTTGATGGGTTTAATGAGTTAACTGCGTGGCTCTGCTGGAACGCTCCCATTAAGAGTGGGTCTTTATAGCAAATAGCACTGGTttaaagagaaaggagaggcaACGCCAGAAACGGCcacaaatgaaaatagaaaaatgccAGAAGAACAACACATTCGACCCAGTTGTGTTTCCATTCTTCTGGCTGCACCACGATGAAAACCGGATCCAACCCGAACTGGTCTCAGCTCAAGACTTTTCCAGTCTGCTTCAGTTCTGGGGTCGGGACTGATTTTATTACCatggtgagaggaggagatgccAGAGCTCCAAACCAAAGTGAGGCAGCACATTATCAAACAGCAATTTTTCTTAATCCAGCTCCGTCAGAAGTACCGGATGTTTTCTCCAAACTGACTGAAACCAACAATTACACCGGATCCCTGTTGAATTATCtgtggtttaaaaaataattcctgcGATTACCTTGAGTGTCGTAGCTGGCGTGGATGCTGTTGCCGGGCACGGACACGTTCTGGGGCTGGGTGTCCAGCGACTCCAGGAAGGACACCAGGTTCTCGTGGTGGGACAGCTCCTCGGCCACGGGGAAGGACACGACCATCATGTTGACCGGCGCGTCGCCTTCGGTGAGGGCGCGGAACAGCGAGGGGATCGGGCGGTGCAGCTCCTCCACGGTGCTCTTTGACGTGGCCGGAGAGTCGCTGTAGTTCTTGGGGTTACACATCCCTgacacgcagagagagagagagagagagggagagagagagagagagagagagagaggaagacagcgTTACAAAAACGATTCTCTCAATCACAAACAGTCTTTCAAATGGTTTCAGATTTGAAATACAATGGTGAACAAACTGGTTTTTGGAGTCATTTAAACATTTGAACAGCTGCGTCTATTTCCAGAGTGTTTTTCCAAATAAACAGCCCGGAGTGATTTACTAAATTACTGTTTATCTCCGCAGCCCTGACTACCGACTCCAAACCAAATTCCATTGCGTCAGGTTCGAGTCTGAGGCCCCGGTTAAaatctccacacagacacaaccccaaaatatctaaaaataaaacacatttcatttattcatactGCTCCCAGTAAATGTTATTGTTCTAATGTAAGTTGTGTTTCCTTCTCTACAAAGCCAGGAATGCAAATATTATTGtggacattttaatttaaagaatatatttttattttgttcaataAAAGTTGTTATATCAGCAAAATAAAATCCAGATACCGATGCATCTTGTTTATATTGTCAGATTTTTATTGCCCAATTAGTCTAATTTTAAAACCCTAACAAGTGTATTATGGGTGTTATAAGTTTAGttcaatttgtatttattaaccccccccccccccacacacacacacactattaacCATAGACTTTCTATTAGCTCCAGTCCTGACTTGCACTTCCTGTAGATCAGTGGACTGACCCTCGAAGCACAAAGTCAAAAGCAGGACGTTCATTTGCTAAACAAAACTTCTCCGCTGACGAGGGCAGTTCAGTGAAACCACAACACTGTGCCGAGTGTCTTGACTCCATTAGGGTCTTTTTAACACTTCATTTAATTTCCGTACACAGTAGTAATGACATGACCAAGTCCCCACATCCTCCGATACGATCTCTCAAACCCGTTAaatgagtccaagtgaattATGGCTAATGGATAAATCATTTAATGAGCAGCGGCGTTTGACAGAGGCATTGGATTACAGAGCCGAGCTAAAAGCAGAGCCAGAGCAGCTGTTTTAGATAAAGCATACACATGGGTCctcccctctgtgtcctccCTACCTCCTCCACCCTTCCTCCACAATAcaaactctcctctcctccgctggaCGGCCCTGCCCACTCGCGGATACACACTTCAAAGCGGCCAGCGCTTGGCACGGATAACATGCTTCGAGTGGAAACTTACTTAAAGTGGTCATAAGGTTAGCGCTGGAAGTAAGACATAGACAGAAGAGAAATGCGAACACACGCTCTGGAGCGGCAGATTGTCTGCAGTGTGTTGTAAGTGTCCGGGAGGAGAAAACTCCACCGCTGCAACATCTGCAGAGCAGGAGCTCGGTGTCAGATGCTTGTATTTGTGTTCCACATGAAAGAGATTTAATAAAGACTCCTTGTCAGCACAAACAGTCATATCTGTCAGTCAGTGCGGATCTGAGAGCCGGCTGGTGTGCAGAGGAGCTGGATGTGGTTCCATCCCCCCCACTCAGAGGCCCTGCTGTTAACATCTGTCTCAGGTGATCTGGAAACACTTCGACAGGTATGAAGACGCATTGAGGTCCCATCACTCAAACATACAGAGGTGGTCTGCAAGAGGCCAAGATCTCctcagtgtgaacacaaatgtctccTTGTGCACTTTAAAGACCTTCTTCTCATCTGACTGGCTCACTCAGACACCCAGAGACCTTCTACACTTCTAATAAAGTGATAATATCATCACTGACCACATTTCAATTCATCCGTCATGGTCAGACTGGTTAAAAACCACAGACTCTGGTCTGTGTGAAAGCGGGaaaagtgagatctgatcacaagtcgTCACCAGAGACGCGTTCTAATGCCGGTTGTTTGCAAACCAGACAAGACGACAACTCCTGAAACACCAAACAAcccaaagagacacaaaacgaCAACAGAGATATACATAGCAACAAAAAAGGGGACACAAGCAACCGCAGAGACataaatatgaaacacaaaacaagacatcAAGCAACCGCACCCAATGAAAGCAACACATCATTTAACAACTGACATAATAACAAGTATTTGTAGTGGActgtaaaagaaataaaaatgaccacacgcaaagacaaacaaaaccacCGCAGAGACACAAACTGAGACAGAGTTTGACTCACGAAACAAGACATCAAGGAACTGCAACAAATGACACACAACtcataacacaaagagtagTGGAATGTAAACTGACGACATGCAAAGCGACCACAATGAAACACGAAGCAACCACAAAGAGCCACAAAGTGTGACAGGCAATGACACCAAATGAGTAATAAATATACAAAGAGCTGCAGAACGGGcagcaaacaacacacaactaaaaccacactgacacacaaaatgtgacagaaaaagatgggaaatggctgcaaaaacacacacaacaaccacagagacgCAACACAACCAGAACGAGACACCAGGACTGAAAACGACTGACTCCGCTACAGACAGTGAAATAAAGATAGTCTCCACCAACCAGTCAAGATGAAGTTTATATCCATGTTTGTCCAGACTTGTAGCTATATCCCAGTGACTTCAGACCAGTTCATTCTAAtggtttcatcttttttttttttttttttttaagattatttttttgtttattgataGTTTTttagagacagagttgaaatggggcagagaggggagagacatgcagagaacgaccgcgggctggaatcgaacccgggtccgctgctggccgaggcccatgggggggacgccctaccaactgagctaagggcgcccctAATGgtttcatctttgagtccaacttCACGTGAGGAAATGATGCCTCTTGGTGTTTCCATATTTCACAGAGGGATTAAACTGTTTGGATGTGGACCCCCCCGCTGCAGCTCGGTACCAGGTTGAAAGTGAAAGTTCATTTTG is a window encoding:
- the twsg1a gene encoding twisted gastrulation protein homolog 1-A, yielding MRPGQLILPTAAATALLFLLAGLSVSSGCNKALCASDVSKCLIQELCQCRPTDGNCSCCKECMLCLGNLWEECCDCVGMCNPKNYSDSPATSKSTVEELHRPIPSLFRALTEGDAPVNMMVVSFPVAEELSHHENLVSFLESLDTQPQNVSVPGNSIHASYDTQENMCTVVYFDDCVSIRQCKVYCESMGGSKYRWFHNACCQCIGPECVDYGSKAVKCMNCLF